The Halomonas sp. THAF5a genome segment AAGACATCTGCGGCCTCGATAGTGCCATCGGCGGCGCCATCCAGGTTGATCACGTAGAGTGCGGCCTTGCCGGAGGGGCTATTGTAGCCATTGGCGAACACCGCCGCGAAGTCACCCGTTTCGAGTTGAACCAGGTTGATCCTGTCCTCGAGATGGCCCAGATGGTCCCCTTGATCAGCGAAAAGGGCCGCTTCGTGAGAAGGGCCATACTCGAACAGCGCAATGCTGTCGGCATTGTTCTCTCCGAACGTCTCGGGGGAGGAGACATCCAGGGCAAAGAGCCCCCGACCGCCGTGGCCAAGACCGCTGACCAGCACGGTATGCCAGACGCCGCTGATCTTCACATCCAGCGCGTTGGGGCTACCATCGATACGGTAACGGTGGTCATAGTCGGGTGCGCCCAGCTCGCGCAGGTTCTTGTGCAGCATGCCGGGCACATAGGCAAGGCGCTCCTCGCCAGTTGCGGCATCGAAACCATTCAGCATGCCATCGTTGGCCCCCACATACACCACGGCGGGGCGCGGATCTTCATCACACACCGGCTTATCCGCCACTCTCCGACACCCGAGCTTATCCTCCCGATACTTCAGATAGGAGGTGTCGTCCGGCCCGCTGGGAACGTAGTAGCTATTGGGCTCGGCGACCACCACCGGGCGGGAGCCGATGATATCGCCTATCGGAGCATTTTCATCGCCGTCCTTCCACTTGCGGTTTCGGAACTCACCTCCGTTATCCTGTTCGAGGGAGCCATCGCCGCGCAGGTAATTGACCAGGTCTCTGTTACTGTCGCCCCCCAGATTATCTGGCCTGAAGGCGACTCCCGCGCCGTTCACTGACGTGATGATCTCGCGCTGGTCGGGTGCAGGCATCTGCTCCCTCGCACTCCAGATCACCTCACCAAGCCCACTGGCGGTGGTCTTCAACGCCACGAGGTCGCCTGACCAGCCGTTGGCGTTGTTGTACTCGGACTGGAAGGTAAGATCGCCATACGTCTGACTGAACCCCAGGCCGGCACCGGTCAGTCGTGAGTTGAGCAATACCTGATCCAACGCCGAACGCAGGGAATCGACCAGCTCACCGATGCGGTTGACCTCGAAGTAGTTCTCAGGCGGCTCCTCACCGGAATTACCTCCGTACTTGGCGGCATAATAGAGCGGCGGGCGCAGGCTACTCGCGCTATCCGAAGCCGATACGCGATAGCTCTGGGTGCTGGGGCCATCACCCAGCTCGCATGACCCTTTCGCCTTGCAGTAAGGCGACTCATCATAACCCTCGATTCCGGAGTGGACCTGAAATCCGTCGCTGATGCCCCCAGCGAGTGTCTCACTCTCCGCATCCACGTATCGTCCCGACGTGCCGCTGAGGATATAGCCGACCCCGGCTTCTCGGCTCGTGCTCTCGTCGGTTACCTCCGTGGTGATCGACAAGCGATTCCCGACGAGTTCGTACCCCATCGTCATTTCGATATCTGAATCGTAATCGCCCCCGAATTCCGCTACTTCCCAGGTAAGTTCGACGAGCCCGCTCGAAGCATCTAGAGCCTGGGGTCGAAAGTCCACCAACGCGCACTTGCCGTTGTCACGGACATTTTCACAAGCCGGCACGATACTGACCCCATCCAGCTCGATAATGGGTGTGTTGGCCGTCAAGCGAACGGCAAACGTATCCACCGAGCTGCCATCACTGCCGTCTGGTGACCTGACCACCTCGCTTTCATGGGCATACTTGGCCAATCCGGCCACGCTATAGGTACCTTCCAACCCTGGCGCGGCAGGACAGACCCCCTGTGCACTGGACAGGCTGCTGACCGACTTGGCCGTGCAGAGCTTGTCATCAAAGCCACCGTTCTCACCGATGAAGTATTGCCCGTCGATGCCCGACTCGGAGCCGACGTCGTCGGTCCATTGAGAAATATCCGGATTATCGGGAAGGCCGAGAGCGCCGAGATTGTCGCCATCCATCGATACCTCGCTGGCATTGATCAGGATCATCGAGTGGGCCGCACACCACTTGTCGCCGACGTAGTTGTCCCAGGCGGGCGAGGTCAGCCCTTCTACGAAAACCTTCTCGACCTCACCTTCCCCTACGCTGAAGGCCTGCGTGGGTGACTGGGCGCCGGAGAGATAGCGCAATGCCTCGGCGGTGATTTCGGCGAAGGGGTTGATCCAGCTGGAGCAGTCGCCATCGCCAACCGCGCTAAGCCGCTTTCCGAAAGGACAGTTGTCACTGTTGTAGGTGCCGTCGGAATAGCGGTATCTCGACAACCGGAAGGCATCCAGATTGCTGACAATGCCCGCCTCGCCGCTAAAGACTCCCGTCGCCGGACCATACTCGTCGTAGAAGCCTCTCAAGTTGGCACGCAGCACACCGCCCTGCGTATTATTCTCATAAGATCCCGTCATCAGCCCGAAATCGATGCTGCGAGCATACTCATGCAGCAGGCCGGTGGGCTTGGGATGACTGGATTCCGGATAGCTCGTGCAGGCCTCTCCCTCCTCTGGGCACGCCTCGACTCGAACATCAAAGGTAGCGCTGCCAGAATCGTCACTGTCGGGCCTTAGGTCATCGTCCCCATTGTTGCGCCCAGATTCATCGGCCCAAACGCACTGCCAGCGCTCGTTGGCCGCCCAGCGCGGCCAGCTGCCGGAGGCGGCACGGAGCAGCGGGGGTTCGTCGACGTCCTTGGACTCATCGTCAAAACCGCTACTGACGCCGGTGGTGTTACAGAAGGAGTAGGAGCCACTGGAGAACGGCGTATTGGCACTCAGCACCTGGTCGTCATCGACCACCTTGACGAAGGAGTGAGCGTCGTAGGGCAGATAGGCCCGTTCGAGTATGGTGGTATCCTCATCGTTGTCGCGGAAGCGCTTGCCGCCATAGAGCACCTTGCGCAGGACATCCATGCGCGTCATCGAGACCCAGTTCAGGAAGTTGCCGCTCCACTCGCCATCCCCCCCCGTGCAGCTGTAGTCCGCGGCCGAGGCGCCATCGGGGCTGAAGACGCCACCGTCATAGTCATAACAGACCCCGCTATCGAAATAGCCGTAGTATTCGTAGCTACTCTTGTAGCTGTCGTCGATGACGCCATCGCCGTCGATATCGCTCCAGTCGGTATAGGCCTTGAAGAACAGCTGATGGTCGTTGGACATGACCACCATGCTGCGCGGCGTGGCGCTGGCCAGGGCGCTGGGCGGGGTCAGCGTGGAGACATCGGAGCCGTCGGGGTCATCTTCGGCCTCGCAGAGCGGATATCCTTCACAGAGCTCGCCATTGTCGTCGTCTTCGTCGTCTTCGTCGTC includes the following:
- a CDS encoding pilus assembly protein codes for the protein MSCNKLPGRIKQLMLPALIAFAMSPEGGVDSAMADDEWWESSKKYSKKCSKNTWSGRSICIADTVAGFCASPQENWENRKDNDEIRDELCDDGGEDDGFCEEATGHPLCSVGDNEGESDDEDDEDDEDDEDDEDDEDDEDDEDDEDDEDDDNGELCEGYPLCEAEDDPDGSDVSTLTPPSALASATPRSMVVMSNDHQLFFKAYTDWSDIDGDGVIDDSYKSSYEYYGYFDSGVCYDYDGGVFSPDGASAADYSCTGGDGEWSGNFLNWVSMTRMDVLRKVLYGGKRFRDNDEDTTILERAYLPYDAHSFVKVVDDDQVLSANTPFSSGSYSFCNTTGVSSGFDDESKDVDEPPLLRAASGSWPRWAANERWQCVWADESGRNNGDDDLRPDSDDSGSATFDVRVEACPEEGEACTSYPESSHPKPTGLLHEYARSIDFGLMTGSYENNTQGGVLRANLRGFYDEYGPATGVFSGEAGIVSNLDAFRLSRYRYSDGTYNSDNCPFGKRLSAVGDGDCSSWINPFAEITAEALRYLSGAQSPTQAFSVGEGEVEKVFVEGLTSPAWDNYVGDKWCAAHSMILINASEVSMDGDNLGALGLPDNPDISQWTDDVGSESGIDGQYFIGENGGFDDKLCTAKSVSSLSSAQGVCPAAPGLEGTYSVAGLAKYAHESEVVRSPDGSDGSSVDTFAVRLTANTPIIELDGVSIVPACENVRDNGKCALVDFRPQALDASSGLVELTWEVAEFGGDYDSDIEMTMGYELVGNRLSITTEVTDESTSREAGVGYILSGTSGRYVDAESETLAGGISDGFQVHSGIEGYDESPYCKAKGSCELGDGPSTQSYRVSASDSASSLRPPLYYAAKYGGNSGEEPPENYFEVNRIGELVDSLRSALDQVLLNSRLTGAGLGFSQTYGDLTFQSEYNNANGWSGDLVALKTTASGLGEVIWSAREQMPAPDQREIITSVNGAGVAFRPDNLGGDSNRDLVNYLRGDGSLEQDNGGEFRNRKWKDGDENAPIGDIIGSRPVVVAEPNSYYVPSGPDDTSYLKYREDKLGCRRVADKPVCDEDPRPAVVYVGANDGMLNGFDAATGEERLAYVPGMLHKNLRELGAPDYDHRYRIDGSPNALDVKISGVWHTVLVSGLGHGGRGLFALDVSSPETFGENNADSIALFEYGPSHEAALFADQGDHLGHLEDRINLVQLETGDFAAVFANGYNSPSGKAALYVINLDGAADGTIEAADVLRSVPANEANAGLNGMTSVSLVDSDGNGRVDIGYGGDLQGNLWRFDLSDPDNITSTLLFRATDSDGNAQMITASIEVATHPEGGMMIFFGTGKRAYAYALGDTQEAGGSDSFYAIRDNSQSLPITRDRLAERKLLEGTGTDDGGNTRKLRFFSASSAGVPAESGWYMDFPDNRERVIQAPLLNGRRLYITSLIPGQGICGIEDEGFLYELQAFSGLPVPLTNGGQNVFDVEAVPLFAAEPAPVGIGTEGMLYTPVVDTRLEEDVENINTVSSTGDAVTLQRDPANPLGLGRVSWRELER